A region of the Cannabis sativa cultivar Pink pepper isolate KNU-18-1 chromosome 3, ASM2916894v1, whole genome shotgun sequence genome:
ATAATGCAAGATTGTTTTGCATGATCAACGACTATTATTGGAGGTTCTTCATCATCGCGGCGATGATCAACCTTCATGCACATACACACAAAAGCAAAACACACGGGTATTAGCATGCCTATAATTAATAAAAGCGTAAGTATTATGTTCGACGTAGTAATTATGTCCATGTTAATTTTGTTGAACTCGATCGATGTTAAATAACAATAGTGTAAGATGATACTTAACTAAAAGAAACTCCAAAATTTTGTAAACTTAATTGTGTTGATGATGTAAGTCTATAGCGAATGATATATTTATAGGTATATTTTATTCCTAATGTTAATAGTATTAGTATAGAGTATCTTAAATTTCTATATGTATTATAAATCTgcaataaaaaagataaaaataaatgatatacatTTAAatgaagatttttttaaaagattattAATTTATGGAGTACTGAATAATGCAGTTAAcacgtaatttttttttttttaaattattaacagaagtaattaattataaaaaataatttctaacaaatctaaatttcaaaaaaaaaaaagatagaagcAAAACTTAATACGATGTAGTTTTAATAAAAGCAATCAAAAATGGCAGAACCAACCAAACCAAGGTTGGTTTGTTGCATAGGCGATATCCATGGCTTCCCCACCAAGCTCCAAAATCTCTGGTCCAATCTCGAGTCCTCAATCGGCACAGCTGACTTTAACACAGCCCTTATCATCTTCTTGGGCGATTACTGCGACCGCGGCCCCAACACCCGCGAGGTCATTGATTTTCTCATCTCACTTCCTTCTAAGTACCCACATCAGACCCACGTCTTCCTCTCCGGAAACCACGATTTCGCCTTCGCTGCTTTCCTCGGCCTAGTCCCTCAGCCGCCCGACGGCTCGGAGTTCGCCGAGGCTTGGAAGGAGTACGAAGAAAATGAGGAGAGAGAAGGGTGGTACAAAGGAGAAGGGTATGAAAATATGCATTTGCAGGGAAGGAGATGGTCTGGGAAAATCAAGGCCAAGTTCAACGTAGCCAAAGGGATGGACTATAAAGGATCCATTTATGACGCTGCCCCAACTTTTGAATCTTATGGTGTTCCTCATGGCTCTGCTGGTAATCAAATttcaacttttttatttatacacATTCATATTTGCGAAtctgtttgtgaaatttttgaaTTGAAACGAATGTAATATTTGGTGGGCAGATTTGGTTCGGGCAGTTCCTGATGAGCACAAGAAATTTCTTGCTGACATGGTTTGGGTTCATGAAGAGGTAAAATGGATTCTTGAGTTTCTATTTTAACCTCTTAGACACTTTTTGAttgtcttttttctttcttttttgaaatCAGTTCATGTAGTGTTATCTGAAAAATTCAATACCggttaaaataaagaaaacacactttaaaatcataaaaaaaggTATAAAAGAAGCAATGCCATGTTTGATCGAGTGGAATAAGAATAAGAATGTTATAGTCATTCCATTACACCTTTTGGTTCAATAGTTGACCAATTAATTCTTTAGGAATACAATTGTAAGTTCAATTCCTCTGGTAATTATGGTAacctttcttcttttttcttttgcctttcataatattacataaaaatatataaagaatttAAAAGTAATGACATATTTGTCAATAGCAACTATTATGCAACCACTGATTCTAAGTTTCAATCAAACAATAGATTTCCTTCACCTTCATATTCCCATTCTAAAATGTGTACTTTAGCTAATTTTCCATCTGTGAACTGTGATAAGAAAATTGTCCACTTATTTTTCCCATTCTTTTCTTTATAATGTGCATGCTTTCAGGATGATGTGTGTATTGAGACTGGAGATGGAATCAAACACTGTAAATTGATAGCAGTACATGCTGGTTTGGTGAGCAATCAAGATGTTAAAGAACAGTTGAAGTTTTTAAAAGCCAAAGATACCCGAGTGCCTAAGGTTGATAGTCTGAGTGGGAGAAAAAATGTGTGGGATATGCCAAAGGTACTGACTTTTTttatcatgatccaatgatgtGTGAACAATTAGTTTAGCTATGAATTTATGATAATGATGCCTAAtggtaataatatataaataccaGAATATTCTGAAATGTACACTATCATAGAAAAAAAGAATTGGGTTACAATTTACTCATGTGCCAAAAACAGAAAAAGTTTGCACCGGTAACTCGAAAACAGGATTCCTACCATAGAAGCCTTGTGGCTGTTCTTTTGGCATATAATTCCCATTCATATGATTTACATTAGCGTTCTTCTAAGTCATTCAACTGAAGTTTAGACTTTTGTGTCTATTTGTCTCTCTTTCATAGGAACTAAGTGAGACTCCGACCATTGTGGTAAGTGGTCACCATGGAAAGCTTCACATTGAAGGTCTGAGGCTGGTTATCGATGAAGGTGGCGGCTACGAGCATAAGCCAGTGGCTGCAATTGTTCTCCCCTCAATGAAAATAGTACGTGATACAGATGATTCTCTTGCAACATAAGCTCAAGTTTTATGGTCTGTTGTCATAATGATGTATCTGAAATGAATTACACATGCAATCTAGCCCCAACTTCCTCTTTATCATTTGTGTAAACGACTCAGTTtgtgtttatatattatttggTTGTGCACatgattattatatattattttaaaaaattcaaataaaataataataataataataataataataataataataaattatatttaatgttaattttacataaaatcaaaataattattcgtgtaaaaaaatatatgtattaaaaaaagGCCAAATTGGTGTTTTGTCAATCAATATTGCACTAATACTTTTGATGCCCCTCATGTTCAACACATAGAGTACTCTCAGTCTGATCACCATGCCATTGCAGCCACCATCAAGCCAATAGCAATACCTTTTCAACAAAATTGAAGACGTACAAGATTCAAATTTGAAAAGCTTTGGTTGTCTCACCCTTAAAGCAAGGGTATCATAGCTCAAAGTTGGCTCCCTATAACTTCTAATGATCATATTGGTGTTGTGGTTCAAAATATAGAATCTTGTGTTATGAATCTACAACAATGGCATATTAGCAAGTATGGATAGAtgctaaaggattcactcacgaagaaggaattgactatacggagactttttctcctgtatcaaagaaagattccctcaaagtcatcttggcattagttgctcattttgatttagagctggagcagatggatgtaaaaactgcttttctAAATGATGATCTAGAGaaggaggtatacatgaaacaaccagaaggattctcctctagtgaaggtcaggatttggtatgcaagcttaagaagtccatctatggattaaaacaagcatcctgccaatggtatttaaaatttcatgatgtcatctcttcctttggatttgaagagaatgtcatggatcaatgcataaacttgaaggaaagtgggagtaagaTTTGTTTTCTTAGTGGACaatattcttcttgcatccaatgataaagggttgctacgtgaagtaaaacaatttctttcaaagaactttgagatgaaagacatgggtgaagcatcctatgtcatagccattaagattcatagagatagataccgaggtatcttaggtttatctcaagaagcctacatcaacagagttttagaaagatttcatatgagagattgttcaccgagcgttgctccaattgtgaagggtgataaattGAATTTGGGCCAGTGtccaaagaatgattttgaaagagaagaaatgaagaacattccttatgcttctgctgtcggaagcctaatgtatgctcaggtgtgcacaagacccgacattgcttattctgtCGGAGTGTTAGGAAGATTTCAGAGTAACTCGTGGATAGACCACTGGAAAGCTGCGAAAAAGGTAATGAGGTATCTTCCgggtactaaggattacaaactgatgtttaaacgaactgacaatctagaagtagttggctactcagactcagatttcgcTGGTTGtactgattcacgtaaatctacatctggttacgtgtttatgtttgctGATGGAGCTGTGTCTTGGAGGAGTAACAAAAAAACTTTGACTGCTACTTCTAATATGGAGGCTGagtttatttcttattttgaggctacatcacatggtgtatggctaaagagtttcatttcaggccttagagtggttgattccattgcaaggccgttgaagatgttctgtgacaattcagctgctattttcatggctaagaaaaataaaagtcgaagtcgaagcaagcacatcgacattaagtacttagctattagagaatgtgttaaagaaaataaagtggtcattcaacacattagcactaAATTGATGATTGCTGACCCTATGACAGaaggcttgccacctcataaattcaaggatcatgtagagaacatgggacttggttcccttatgtaatttgtacaaataaagtttgtaacgccctaatgctaaggcacgctacagtgtttTTTCCAATTACAGTGctgtctttgctaatcaaagaattttcttaaaaaacgtgtcaaattaaaacttttatattaattaataaactttataatatacaaAACTAGTTACAAGTtctgggatcccgttttcaaactttttaaacATAATACTCCAAAATACATAATATCTACGTCGCACAGCAACTACAAAATATAACCCCAGATATCCCGAGATCGAACACTCTGGGTCGTGCTGCCTCGACATGTATAATCCCATCCTAGCCAGGCTCACTCATGCTCAGCTTTCGcgtttcctttacctacacatggaagcagaattgtgagtcaacagactcagtaagaaaatcatataacatatcatataattccGACTTCTATCTAGGCatccatacacctatttacaaggctcaacagatgagtaagaacgttccatactagggtacaaccattataccacatacactacgtaccaCAGTGTATgcgtgttggtagggtttgtttcgtaccctgagtaccactgagtgatataccacacaccctTAGCACTTCcccgtacttgtgttggtatcactgtactgTACTCATAAACAATATTCACTATATCGatgcactctgtaccataaCTGTACAAGTATTGACAGTGtacttaatatttaaagcatgcataacacataacatatacatacactcagatattaatatcacacattatatacagttcttacctttttccagattcaagtgtgctggccgacctgaatggAAAGTCTGGTGCgaaatggatgccctaatcacataattAAATCGGGTAAATGACACGATCGAAACCCTAATCGTGGGAAACCCGAACCTAAAACTCTAGGTTCTGCTATATTCTCTAGGGATTATACTAACTCAAGAAATACGGTAACACCCAACTACGACACTGAAATGGACGAGAATTGAGAAAATGGAGTATTCGGGGATTTTGCTTTAAACCAGCTAGCTGGTTCatactattaaaataatttatgaacaatacgcaagtgcatgtaatcaagtagtaaactcacacaggtgaggtcgaaccacagggaattggattgaaTACCACTAGACTAaatttatgattctatttggcaaaccaATATTTTTCAAGATTAGAACAGAATAAAAATTCAAGAAGCTTAAGTagacaaatagaaattaatcaAAATGACAAGATAGGGAAGAGAATCCTGTTGATATGTTTACCCAACTGTTAATGTCTAAATACTATCCCATTTCCTgttgtgaatgacagattatacaCATAAACCTAGCTCTtctcagatcttctaggttctaaatcacatgctctctaattaatctcttagtTAGAATCACATGAAAtcaacattaagcaataatctaaattgtcacataagtcatgcaaatactttcgtttcacataaacctagattatccaaattttagcattctcatttctcacttttcaaatttcgaattgagatcatagaacatgctaaaggtgatcaagcttaaacatggaaataacacaaataaggaTAATTTCACAACCAACATGAACAGgaatggcaaatgacattttaaacaacattcatcatcttcCCTAAATGGGAGTTTAACTCATattcaaatccataaccattccaaaataaaattcaacataatgaaattagaaaggaaggaagaaagaaactgttggtggaatgAATCTGGGTCTCCACTTTGCTCCTCCAGCAACTCTTGACAGCTTTCTAGGTCTAAAAATCGCTTCCCCCTGGCCTCTATTCCCAGTTTTCTTTTTATCTCTCGTTCCAAGATTCAAAAGACAAATTTACCCTCACTTGTACGGAATCTCACCGCGGCCATGGGTtccctcgccgcggcgagtgCTGACTTGGTCGCGGCGGTGGAGTAGCTCGCTGGGGCTACTGACTCCAGCTCGAAAGCAACCTCTCTGCCAAATCTTAGCCGTCGCCGTAAATAAATCCTCCGCGGCCATAAGTGAACCAAATCTTGATTTCTGTGTTTTTCTTGGCTCAACTTGTCTTTTGTTGCACTTTTGAAGCCTTGAACATCCAACAGTTGCAggaaacctgaaaacatagaaaacaagcgtaattctgtcCAAAATTATCGAAAAACGACTCGAATTGTGACATGATACATAGGCTAAAagtagcctaacaaattcccccaaactgaaCCTTTAATTGCCCTCGAGTAAAACTAAAActtaaaactgaaataaaaataaaatgacgcAATCAGATAACTGAGCCTCCAAATAGTTGAACTAACATACCACCTGTGCAACTTCAATCAAATGAAtaactagaatttcaattcaATCACTCTAGGAATTAACTTGGATGCACAAGTTAGAAACAATCAATTCATATAGAAACAAAACACCTCTTTGGAAACTTATATCACAACCAATCTACACTTTCCAACATTCTGCCAACCAATGTTCAATATGCTTgcatgacatacctctctccactaatgtcaaCAACCCTTGCTCGGAATCAAAGGGTCTTTTTTGGTTGAAATGTGACAGCCTAGGTAAAAAAGGGTAGATGAAAAGTCATTTAGGCTACATTATACCATAAGCAGAACATACCAATCAAACACCCTCAATTATCCATATTTTTATCCCAAAGAAACTGGTAAGAGATTGcaaacttcttttttttttttatgtgccTACCACCATTTTTcccttttctttgtttttttttttcaagaagaaTTATCAGatttattactttatttttttttcttctttttttttcttttctatcgaTGGTAAGACACTTCCCATAATTTTTCAATCTCTTCCAAAATATTACCCACTCAACACACTtcatcccccccccccccccaaacttaattaaaagcatatggcataataaggtacaTTGAGAATGAAAGTAATTAAAGACAACACATTAGGCTCAATTAAGTgggtaaaattttgaaacaggctaaagctcaactttgggtatactaatGACAAAATTTTACAGGtaagcttgaaaggctcaatcggtCCAAAGAAAATTTCCTAAATCATTTTCCAAGCAACAaacatcaaggatttcgcttcaagagagtaatCGCACAAGTTCTATTCCATGTCAAGCAAACATTCCACAAACCCATGTAGAATAAAAGTGATACTATCCAAAAATCAATGCTTCACATctatatgaaaaaaattgtaacaaaataatgttTACAAGCCATCCAATTCAATTCAAAGAATTTATGAATCAAGCACACGGTTTAAATCTCAATCTATTGCACGAATAAACAACAGTAGTTCAAACAATATTTCGGCTCAGTTATCAACACATGAAtctaaaacaaaaactaaactaaactaaaaaaaaaacataaactgaaaaatttaaatccctccccccaaactagagatgcacattgtccccaatatGAGATAAAATTTAGGAGAGAGAGACTTACATGAGCCCCATCAGAAGAGATTTGGTGGAGGCGGCTGGTCATAAGGATAAAAATGGGGTGGATTTGCCAAGTAATTAGGCTCGTCAATCCCAACATTCATCATTGTGATCAGCGAATTCAACTGTTGCACTTGGTTCTCGTCAAATACACTCCTCTGCACCATATAACTCTGCATGTGAATGTTTTGCTGAATAAGATAATTAAGCTGGTCATGCGTGTACTGCATGGCTGGGTCAAGAGGGCTAGCAAGATAGAATACATCTCTTCTTTAGCCACTCTTCTCCTTATTATCTGATCGGCGCAGTGCTTGTAAAGAATTGGCCCTTTCCAATAGTAATGTTTTACCTCTGAAAAGAACTTTTTCAATTGTTGACGAGACATCTCCGGAGGAGTCACATTGGCAGCAAAGAAATTGACACAATCAACAAACAAGGGTACCATCAATGTAATatccggaattaagaaatggattagcaaaaccctaactagataattacatataatggaggaattatattattatatagttcaatatatgtgattttatatgaattttaatatattaaagaccccgtCGGTGAGCCAGGgccattttggtaattatgatccgagaagggtaaaatgatgaaattaattcaattacgtgcttaatagaactatattattatatagtatgcatgtgttgtcttttcaagtgtgttctgacaggttagcgcggtatagtcacaaccgggaatttcgggccgaactgggttcgggcccgaaatgtaaattgcattgattatttggcattttatttgataaaggataatctgaaatttatttgaaattaattgagtattgaatgactattttacccttgtgagggtgtatgtgggtatttaagccctaagggtattttggtcatttcacccctaattattatgtttgattaaaattgatttttgatgaaatgaaatgtaattttctggttttgctttCCTCTTAGCCGACCCCCTCTCTCTCCCAAACCCTCTTGTTATTTCAAGCTGAATTTGAAGAAAATTGGTGTGAATTGGAGCTAATTTTTGGAGCTTGATTGTGGGGATTATTCTTGCTTTGTCTTGAGGTAGTCTCTAcagtttttaattgagtttctaTTTGATTTTCCTTGCTGAGTTTTATGGTTTAATAGCATGTATAGTTGATATGTTCTTGTGTATGCATGTTGTTAAGTTTGGTGTTTAATCTTGGTGAAATTGCATGATTTGGTTGGGACTTATGTTTGTTGAGCTTGGAGTAAGATTTTAGGGTATTTTCTAGgttgaaaatacatttttatttggtCTTGAGCTGCTGGAAAATATTGGAAAGATgttggtttgaagctcaagtttAGAGCTTGAAGTTTTGGAGTTTAAGGCATGATTttgattattgtgcaatctgaaATTATGGGTTTATTGTTTGATTTTGATGCATAAATATGTGTTTTAGACCCTATAATATTTGCTATCTGTTGTAAGTGGATTAATTGTGAATTTGGTTgcgaaaagcaagcttgagttcattggtgctttaatggcactttttgatttttactgcAATTGTTGTGTTTaaattgtggaatatgtttattatgacatatattgatgctctgaaaagtttgggaatgtttggggatgatctgagtgagttttgggggtttaaagattgagaaatttcgtgttctctgcccagacaaccggaattccggttggttcacaGCTGCTctatccggaattccggttggttcagggctgctctatccggaattccggttggagttcatcgggaaatactgaattttgttttggccataacttttgactcgggactccgtttgggacgttctttataccgttggaaagctctttttgagctctatgtgattatctgtatttgaaatgccatgaatttattttatgaatgtgaaatcaggggttaaccctatttgtgaaatcccggattgtgtgtgactaggattactggcacctggtcaggagcaccctgggatttggaatctctactattgtgggacatcaggtaagacagtaattagcacgtagagtatgcgcagtggcgcttatattgagaatgatatgcatgaatgtttagtaatcgggattagggttattaccctcataggaacggtctaatagcctagggttattaccctagtgatatatgtgtataaatgtcgtgccatgttaattgaaatgatatttagggattatgcgctcaaggcataatcaggttggactcggtactcataacccagatgaaccacttctaaggccttaatgtatttagacgtgtgagagcaacacgtgggtctacgtcacgtagatttaattagatgtgtgagcgcaacacataggtctacgccacgtagacataaatgggcatgatgaaataatgatcaggtctgtgctatacagacatatgtaaatgagcataatatatttgatatgatttatactgtcttgctgggcttggctcacgggtgctctactgtgcaggaaagggtaaggcattagctgatcagccatgagtttcaagAGCAGGGAAAAGAATGTACAtcttcatgccacttcagaccaagcgggttatgggtctaacagtgttgactttgtattctgttttggcgctgaggtcggctagtaagaaagaacttgtaataagtttgtaaatatttttaggatcccaactattttgaaaagtttaaatatattacaagtttattttcagtctgtttaatataaaagtttaaattctgcgctattttaattagtaatcccgattaggggattagggtttcataagcattttgggtagtgtgcctaattatttagggcgttccaatttggtatcagagcgccaaggtttttaaacttcctgtagaccggccgaacatgtacattcgtcgtcagagataagctcgactcatggtgcagtaagtattgagagtaaatactagactgtatgtgtgatcatctgtttatcGCTTttcattttaggcagtatgcaagcatctagagtatgtacgtgttatgtgatgccatgctatagatgctaattgtttatgtaaatatgtatgaggtaaatagatgtgttagggtttaaggcaataagtgcgtaagtgtggtattggtgcttaactcgctggggttgttgattataggggtactagtaatggaccctccgcaatcatccagaccacagggcgagcaagtagagcccggggCTACCCGAACGGATCCACCagcaccgcctccacctccACAAAATCCAGGGGATAATGCGGAGGctgttaatgctaatcctcctgctgactggcagcagatgtttcatgaaatgcgaagtgtcatacttcgtcaagaggaagagttgcaacgtttaAGGCAACAAGCTGCCCCAGttaatcaagggttaccaccagctcctgtgccagtggtgggtaaccaagggtatattatgccacaccgggactctgtgttcgagcAGTTTGTGAAGTTGCAACCTCTGACTTTTCTGGGAGGCATTGATATTATTAAGACTGATTAatggatgagcactgttacccgtATCCTTGATAATATGGGGATGACGGGATTTGAGAGGGTgaattgtgcggcctttatgtttcaagatcatgcccgcgtctggtgggacatagtgaatcagactcgagatgtcagtgtgatgacatgggaagagttcaagaaactgtttgaagaaaagttttataacGTTGTAGTGAGGACTTCACACCaagaagattttgtgaagttgactcagggGAAAATTTCTGTGGCCGAATATACTCTGGAATTCGATAGGCTATCtaaatttgctggtgatctggtgcctacAGATTTCACCAGAAAACTAAAGTATGTTCGAGGACTGAATGCTACGATCAGTCGagacttgaagattaccacatcacatgacactctatataagagagtggtagac
Encoded here:
- the LOC115702280 gene encoding tyrosine-protein phosphatase RLPH2-like, which gives rise to MAEPTKPRLVCCIGDIHGFPTKLQNLWSNLESSIGTADFNTALIIFLGDYCDRGPNTREVIDFLISLPSKYPHQTHVFLSGNHDFAFAAFLGLVPQPPDGSEFAEAWKEYEENEEREGWYKGEGYENMHLQGRRWSGKIKAKFNVAKGMDYKGSIYDAAPTFESYGVPHGSADLVRAVPDEHKKFLADMVWVHEEDDVCIETGDGIKHCKLIAVHAGLVSNQDVKEQLKFLKAKDTRVPKVDSLSGRKNVWDMPKELSETPTIVVSGHHGKLHIEGLRLVIDEGGGYEHKPVAAIVLPSMKIVRDTDDSLAT